Genomic DNA from Hordeum vulgare subsp. vulgare chromosome 2H, MorexV3_pseudomolecules_assembly, whole genome shotgun sequence:
TTTTTTAAAAGATTGGTATTTTTTTTATCAGGAATTGATAAAACCAATGTGAAGGATGGTGATGGAAGATGAGATGAAAAAACCGAATTGCTATTCATCAAGTGAACAATTAGGAGTAATTATGCACCACTGTCCGCGACACATACAACGGACAAATGCTATCTCTGTTTTGAATGCGGGGCTTTGGAGATGCTCTTTAACCTCGCGCTCACGTAGGTGTGCCCTACACCCCTATATTCCTGTGCTGTCCGTTCCTCTCGAGTGTTAGACACATGGCAAGCACGTCCAAAACAGAGAAATCGTCCTATACTGTACCATTCCTTGGTCCTGTTGGCACCGACCATCCGTGGACGGTGGGTTGTCCAACAGAGACCCACCCATCCGGTCGTCTCCACCAGAATCTCTGAACCTGCTGCAAGCCGATTACTACCACCACATCTCTGAAATTGGCAACTATTTGCACTTGGTAGAACAGGACAGGGGAGGCAGATAATCACATTACTGATTACCTATGGCCTCTCCAGAATCCAGGCAATGCTACGCTATCAACAGCAAGAATGGCGCCTCTCCAAAACAAGCAACCAGTGGCAACGCCATGCCCCAAGCCCGGCTCACTCCTTTCCTTCCTCGGCGCTGCCTGCTTCTTCCAGCCGCGCCATCTTCAGTATTTACATCCCATATGCAGAGGATCAGCCAACACCCCCCACACCGACTGGGACCCGATCCGTTCGCCGCGAGTTGGCTCGCTGCCACGCTACCCTTCCTCCGCTGACAACAAGAGCGAAGGTGGTTGAAGCGAAAAAGGCACGTCTTCAGGGAGAGATTTAATTTCTCAGTTGCGTCGTGGCGATGCCAAGTGCCCGTACCCGATTGCGCCCTGGTCCATCGTTGAACCGGGAGCCCGGGATGGATGATTATTATTCCGCGTCGGTTTGCGGTGGGCGCATGGCGCCTCCCTCCTTCCTTTTTAAACCCCCCTCCGCCCTCTCACTCCGCAGTGGGAGACAGTGTTAATTAGCATCGACCGATCTCAGGTTCTCAACCTAATCCTTAACTGCCCTCCCAGCACAAAACTACTCCTCCTTCCCTCCCCGTCCCTCTGACACCCCCGCCTTCCTCCTGCCTTCATCGACGGTTTCGTCCTTGGGTTTCCCCCGATTCATTACATCCTGCTGTTCCTGAAGGCCAAGTTGACGGCTGCTTCGGCCAATCGATTCTGGTTCATCTGCGAGCGGATTCTTGGGTGTCCTCTGCCTTGGTCGCCGTGGATCGGCCATGTTCGTCAAGAAGCTCGTGGAGAAGGCCTCCAAGAAGGTAACCACTCTCGctctctcgctcgctcgctcgatcCCATCCCATCCAGTCCAATGCTCTCCGCTGCCATTTTACCACTACTCCGATTTATCAGCCTCCTTGTTCTTGGTCGATTCTGTGTGGTACCAGGGAGTAGAGATTAAGACAATTTTGCTACAGCACGTAGATGAGATTCGCGGGTGAGGAGTAGTAATCCTAGAACGGTTTCTTTTCCTGATTGGGGAGTAGCTGTTGATGCCACTCCCCCCCTTCTCCGCAGACCGAATTCGCACGTAATCCTTTGGAAAATGTCACTTTCCGTTCATTTTTCTCGTTTTTGCCGAGGGAACAAGAAAAGAATGTTGCCTCGTACACGCCGTGGCCCAATGGTGGCTACAGCTTGTCAGAGAGGCGGAGATGGAGTGTCCCGGTCCTTGTTTCGATCCGAGCTCCCTTCAAATTTGAAACGCCCACAAATGCCATCGCCATGgagccatgggcgattcagaagtTTAAGGCAGCTCTGGAGGTCCATGTGACCTCATTAATGCCCAGGCAAAGGCAAAGGACGGCCCGATTGTTTAGTCGCTGCTGAAATGGGAAATGATTCCACCCTGCAGTGCCGTGGCTCGAACAGCAGAGGTGAAAAAAAGTAAGGGCGATCGATCGAGATGGACAAGAAATTTCGATGGATTGACCAAGTTCGACGCGTGGATTGGATGGATTACAATAGTGTAGGGTTGAGATAAAATATCCTAGCAGGCCGGTCCtttgagatcaacgaggcaacgtcTCACAACGAGATTTGCTTATTCTTATACTGACTAGTATATGCTTGGGTTCAGGCATCAGGGCAGGCCATGCATGCCGGCTTTGGCCTGCAGTCACCGGCGGCTGTTTTACAGCGGGCGTTCAGTCGCGGCTGTCGATTTCAGTACTCCAAAATACAGTATGATTTGCACCATATGCCTCGACCCTTTGCTTTTTTTAATAAAGGTATTAGTATAACTTCATGGTAGGGCAACCGAGCAAGGTGCAACAAAGTGCATAAAACGAAATGAGACCAGGCCATGCACTGACAGCAACACGCTCAGGGTGTTTGGATACTCTCTAGTCATGTGACTAGTAGTAGTCAGACTAGAAGTTTTTAGTCAGGCCCTGTTTGGaaggtgactactactagtcagCATTAAATGTCTCTGTATTAAATTATTCTCATTTATCTCCCTTTCATTGACATGCCAGCATGGGAGGATGAGCCATTAATTGGAGAAGAGACTTTAGTCACTTTTAGTTGGGGGTGGGGTGACTAGGGACTAAACTAGTTTTAGTCACCCATTAGTCAGGTGTGTTTGGAGGTTTACTGACTAaaggtgactactactagtctCTAGTCTCTGGTGATCCAAACACCCTCTCAGTTTTCTACTCCATATACAGTAGGGTACAAAGTTGAGATTTATGACGATTCGCTCTTGAAAAAAGATTTATGATGATTTCAGAAGAGAGGAAAAAAAAACTGGGATTCATCAGATGCTTGGGATTAAGTTAGGGACACGGGTCTTGTTTTTGAAATTGCAGCAGCATGACGCGTGTACAAGCCCGTTGGCGTCGTGATCTTCTCGGTGCTAATGGGATCACGCCACCTGGTCGTTTGTTAGATCCACGTGCTCGTTTCGATGTGACTGTGCCATGTGCTCGGCCGGCTGGGCTCGTGGAGCAGGGCCTGCTGACACGTGGATGGCCTTACATCAAGTAGGAACCAGGACATATCTCGGCCTTTTTcttcatttattatttttgtAATAAGATacaaacattcaaagtttgaaaGTATCTCAGGGTGCAGTAAAGACAAAACAGAGTAATCTGATATacttcctctgtaaactaatataagagcatttaaatTACTAAAATAGTGTTTTAAATGTTCTTATATTAATTTACGGACGGAGTATTTTTAAATTATTCAAAAGATAAAAGGAATCAATAAAATAAGAAAAGCTCCCGGCGAGGATCGAACTCGCGGCCTTTCGCTTACGAAGCGAACGCAATACCACTATGCTACGGAAGCACTAGCGTTCCGTTTTCCGTATGCTCATAATCCGTCTTTTGTCTCTTCGCAGCAACACAGCGGCGGCATCGGCGGGCTGCGCGCCGAGGACGTGAGCCCGCGGCTGGCCTTCCACTACGGCGTCCCCGCcgacgccgccctcctcgcctacgaccccctcctccacgtcCTCGCCGTCGGCACCAGGTAACCCGCCGACAGCTCCCCAAACCCCCACGCCCGCTTGCTTGCTTCCCTTCCGTTCCGTTCCGACGGAGTCCTCTCCCCGCCGTCGCTGACGCCCTCTGCTCCGCCGCGCGCCTGCCGCAGGAATGGGCAGATCAAGCTGTTCGGCCGCGACAACACGCAGGCGCTGCTCCAGTCCCCCTCCCCTATCCCCTCCAAGTTCCTGCAGGTACCACTCACCACCTCCTTCCAATCCCGTTGCTTTCTGTGCCCAGCCCCGCATTGCAGAACCCCCAGCTTCAACTTTGATCGATGTCGCTTAATTTGACTCTCCCTTTCAGTTCGCCGATGGCCAAGGGCTTCTCCTGAGCGTGAGCACTCAGAACCAGATCGAGGCACGTCTATTCCCACACATTCATTCTCTTGGTCCATTCAGGGTATCTTTTTCCAAGCGTTGTTGattcagaaaagaaaaaacacaTTGTATGCAGGTCTGGGACATTGACACGAAGAGGCTGTGCTATCTGCATCCTTTTGAGAAGCAAATAACCGCGTTTACAGTGCTGCAGAAGAGCTTCTACATGTAAgtgatggttggttactgaatgtactACGTAGGCATGGATCTTGATGGGTTAAATGTGCTAACGAGAACTCTGGATTGCGCAGATATGCAGGAGACAGTTTTGGAAATGTGTCCTTGTTGAAGCTTGACTCGGGTCAGCGGTGTCTAGTTGACCTGCCATATTGCATTCCTTTTGCCGAATCTTATGGTATGCTGCCTTTTTTTACTTCCTTCAGCACGCATCAAAATGCGGCACTTTGTATCAGGGAGAAAGCACCAAGACAAAGGCCAAAACGCAGCAAAACGCCAGGACAGAGCGAAACTATCACAAAAGGAACTAGAAACGTAACTGTAACCAAAAAAGCAGCAAACCAAATCAGGAAAGATAAGCCGTCTCTAGAATATCAATATATATGTTGAATACTCATTTTTCTTAAGGCTAGCTACATACTGAACTTTGTTTATCCttgttcaaaaaaaaattagttagTTTGCAGTTATATGTAAAATATCACCCCCATTCAGATATTTGTTAAATATTCAGAAAGAAAATTCACAACAGCAATACTGATGCCAATCATCTCAATAAGAGCCAATGTAATTGGAAACTTAAATTCAAATTTGGACTCACTTCGATCTGTTATTGAAGGTTCCACGCCAAATGGTGGTAATGGGGTAGAAGTTGCATTTGTGTCGCCGCAGCCTTTGGCTGAATCTAACAGGTGGGTCGGTCTCTTTTGGTTTGGCACGAATAATTGCAGCTTTTGGGCCATGTCATATTCATGTTGATCTTCCATAATTCATACCCCTTTGTAGGCATAGTGAAATGTCTCATTAAGGTACACTCTTCCTCTCAGGTTGCTCATTATCTTCAGAGATGGTGTCATGACTTTATGGGATATTAAGGCAAGCAAAGTGGTATTCGTATCCGGTAGAACTACGCAACAACAATTGCACCAGGAGGATAAAAATGTGACATCGTCATGCTGGGCGTGTACCAAGGGAAGCAAAGTTGCTATTGGATATGACAGTGGTGATATCTATCTTTGGGCTGTTCCTGATATTTTCAGTGCAGAAAATTCCTCATCTTTGAGTAATCAGAATCTACCTATTCAGAGGCTTAACCTTGGATACAAGCTAGACAAGGTGCCAATAGTCACTTTGAGGTGGGTACCTGGTGATGGGAAGTCTGGACGTTTGTATATTAACGGATTCAGCGAACAAGCATACCTATATCAGGTAGAAACACTGAAATATTCTCATAGTGGCTTTATGATGTTCCTGATGGCCTGCCATACTTTCAAGTGCATGCTTTATGGATATTGTTATCCCAAATGACTTTTTTGTTATTCGAACTTACATCATGTCTTAGCAAACTTTAGCGGATTGCAAATAATTGGAGCAGTAAATATCATCATATCTGCCTGCCAGGACTATCACTAAATAACTATCAGGTTATCAAATACTGATTTTATTTTAATGTGCAGTTCCATTCAAGAATGATGGTATGTCTTTGCATGATCTATAAGGAAAGCCTTTGTATGATTTTTATTCTCAGTATTACATTTTCTAGGGACCGATTTAGACTGGATGATCTACTGGTTTTGGGGCTGACTGGTTTGAATAATTAAAAATTGATGGGTACTCAAAGTAAATTCCCACCCAAATGGCAACAGATTGTTTGTTATTTTCAAGCAACCAGACAAAAGGTCTATTTTCTAAGCATTACCTGAACTTAGAACAGTCAGTTTCTTTCTGAAAAATATCGTGACGGTTTACATGGATAGGATGTCTTGGTATTTTGCTCAGTGAGAAATGCATCTTTGCTCAACTTTTCATTTGTGTTCTCTGAACGCAGGTCCTGATTCTGAATGAAGAGAGTGAATCTCGAATTGTAAAGATGGTATTACCCCTGACAGAAGCTTGTCAAGGAATGGAGTTTGTTACAGGCCTTAGCGACCCAAATAAGCAAAGACAAAGTGCTCTTGTTCTCTTGTTGAAATCTGGTCAAATCTGTTTATACGATGATTCAGAAATTGAGCGCTACCTCCTTCAATCTCAGTCtagatcaccaccaacacttCCAAGCCATTCATTTGTGAAACAGCCGTATGGTGATTCGGGCATCAACGTTGCAAAGTTCTACACAAGTGACCGTACAATAATAACTAATGAGGCATGTATAGATTTGTAAAAATATGTCTCGCAAAACAACTATGAAGTCTTTGACCAACAGCTTCATCTTTTTTAACGGACAGGATTATTTTTCATCATTGGCCTCCAAATATCCATGGCTGCTTTCAATGAAGGATAAAGGTCAGATTTCTGCAAGTTTTAGCAACATCCATAAGACCAGGAATCTTTATATAACTGGACATATGGATGGAACCATAAGCTTTTGGGATGCATCATGTCCTCTTCTGCTGCAGATTTTTATGATAAGGCAGCAGGTAACTTCAAATCACAACTGTTTTGCTAAGTGTTCCacaataaaaatataaatttttaTACGAACAGCTATGCTCGACTTCATTCTACTCACCAGCTAATCATTTCACAGCATGAAGACAATACATCAAGTGGAGCATGTATTACTTCATTGCAGTTTGATATGCCCTCCAGTATTCTTATATCTGGAGATCATAGTGGAACGGTAAACTATTCCATGGTTACAAGGTGGTGTTTAGTTTATGTGTTTAATACACGTCCAGTGCATTGAAATTTATTTCTTCTTTCCAGGTCCGCATAATCACATTCAGAAAGGACTCTAGCGGCAATATATTATCCTTTTTACAAGGTACCAATTTACTCAGGGGTTGTGCTTCTATCTATATACATACTAACTTGGTTGTTGATTCTACGGAAGAGTCTGCACTACAATAATTTCAATAGTATTATTGAAGTTTGTACCAGTTAGATTTTAGCACATTCAGTGATTCTTTTGGAACATTTAACTAATGGATAGCGAGTATACATTCATTATCCTTTCTAAGGAGCACGTTTGGAGTATAACCTCACTTCCTTTCAGTAAATAAACGTGAGTTTGCAGCTTGTCTCACTGAGTTCTGAACTGTCATAATCAAGTTGTTTTAGGGTTTCCATAGACGAACCTTTCCAATTAAAATTACTCCTTATTATTACTATATTAGCAAAAAGTAATATTTTAAAAACATCCTCTGGACAAACAAAAGATGAAGAATAATGTATCAAGGACCTCTTTTAGCAATTAGCAGTGAACAGATGATGCAGACTTGTTGCATTCGTTTCACAATAAGGACAGATGTACAGTGTGGAGTTTCTTAGAAGTTATATGTGATTGGTTGATTTTGGTGTCTACAAGTAGAGACAATTTATATATTTTCTATGAGATAATCTTAATAAATGGTTGTCAGCAGTTTGGCACTTTTTGATCTTATGATCTAATTGATGCATCTTTTTAATAATGTTTTTATATCTAGGACTTATGAAGTTTCTCTCTGTTAATTAACCAACATCTTTGTGACTCATCAGGAAAGCAAGGGGATAACTATGATGCAAGAAGTATAAAGCTCAAGGGAGCTGTAACCTCAACCTCTATGATCTCTAACTCGAAGCATTTTGCTGTTGGGACAGAAAAAGGAATTGTAAGAAATTTGTCCATTGTACAAAACTCTCTCGACTTTTCGGAACTATTAGGTTCGGAGCATCatttaatcaacacaacaaatcgCTTATACCTCTAGCATAGTATCACAGTTCAAAAATAGTACCACTAAAAATTTATCACTTTGTTTATGATAGTCAAATTTCAGACTCAAGGCTATTAAATATCAGTGTTTGAtatgcgatctcacagaagatttTAAAGTTAAATggttagtgcttgcagttcaacAACTTTTAGAATCTTGCTAAGCAAAATAGTGATTACTTCTTCTAAGACTTTGCAGTTTGCCATTCTTGATATGAAGTGACTCGTGTCATGTGTGTAGTATTTAGTATGTTAATGATTGTAGTTCCTTAAATATGGTTATTCAACTCAACATTTGGGCTCATTATTCAACCAACAAGATGACATATCTGGAAAAACATGTTTCAGGTATCAGTTATCAAGGTAGATGATGCTACTATATTGTATCAGAAACAGCTTGAGTGTCGTGTATCTGGTGGAATTGCTTCCTTGCAATTTGAACTCTACAGCCACAATGGGTACGATAAGGATCTTCTGATAGTAGGAATGGAAGATTCTTCTATTTGTATTCTCGAGGAAGAAACTGGAAAACTTTTGAATGCCAACCCAGTTCAGACAAACAGACCCACAAGAGCCCTTCTGTTGCAGACATTGGGTGAGCTATATGATCCTGCGTAATAATCCAGATTTTTTGTAATATCTACCCATCAACCCCATTCTCATGGTAGTATTACCGCAGTATTATGCCATTCTAAAGCCAGATAATGCCATCATGCAGAGTTATCGTCAAATGAAGCACCAGTATCTGATAACCATGGTACGGCATTGAAGGAATCTTCCCTGTTGCTTTGCACGGAAGATGCAATCCGCTTATTTTCCTTGAGCCATGCGATTCAGGTATTTCTGTTTCCAGTTATCTCAGAAGTTCTATTTTTATGTGAGTTTTGATGTTCATCGTGCAGCTTTCCTTTGTGCAGGGAATGAAGAAGATAACTAATAAGAAAAAGTTAAATGGTAGCTGTTGTTTTGCATCTCTTATCCATAGTGCTTCTTCTGAAATTGGAATTGTACTAGTCTTCTCCAATGGAAAAGTAGAAACAAGGTGAGGTAACAGCTGAGTTGAAAACTTTGCATGAGGGGTCGAGGGCATTCAAATGAAGTCGATGAATTCTAGTGTATTTATGAAACTGCAGGTCCCTCCCAGATTTATCCTTGTTGAAGGAAGCCTCTTTACGAGGTTTTGTACATTCAAAAAACTTGAATTCCTCTAGTTCCATAACATGTTCAtctgatggagaaatcatcttggTATGGATTGCACTATCACTTTACTTTTTGATACACCTTAGTGGTAACTTCAGTATAACTCTATTCATGATTTTAAAAGTAGCTTTCAGTTATAATTAGTTTCTTTGATTGTACAGATTAAGGGGGAGGCGACATATTTTTTCTCTACTCTCTGCCAGGATGACATCTACAGGTATGGTAGCATGCTTAGTTTATAACTGTGGTGATGATGAATAATTGACTTTGTTTAGCAACATTGGAGCTTTGCAATTTAGTGCATGCACTACTAGAGACCCAATAAGGCAATGAGCCATTCTAGAGCTCCTGTTCTGATCATCAAATA
This window encodes:
- the LOC123427493 gene encoding uncharacterized protein LOC123427493 — protein: MFVKKLVEKASKKQHSGGIGGLRAEDVSPRLAFHYGVPADAALLAYDPLLHVLAVGTRNGQIKLFGRDNTQALLQSPSPIPSKFLQFADGQGLLLSVSTQNQIEVWDIDTKRLCYLHPFEKQITAFTVLQKSFYIYAGDSFGNVSLLKLDSGQRCLVDLPYCIPFAESYGSTPNGGNGVEVAFVSPQPLAESNRLLIIFRDGVMTLWDIKASKVVFVSGRTTQQQLHQEDKNVTSSCWACTKGSKVAIGYDSGDIYLWAVPDIFSAENSSSLSNQNLPIQRLNLGYKLDKVPIVTLRWVPGDGKSGRLYINGFSEQAYLYQVLILNEESESRIVKMVLPLTEACQGMEFVTGLSDPNKQRQSALVLLLKSGQICLYDDSEIERYLLQSQSRSPPTLPSHSFVKQPYGDSGINVAKFYTSDRTIITNEDYFSSLASKYPWLLSMKDKGQISASFSNIHKTRNLYITGHMDGTISFWDASCPLLLQIFMIRQQHEDNTSSGACITSLQFDMPSSILISGDHSGTVRIITFRKDSSGNILSFLQGKQGDNYDARSIKLKGAVTSTSMISNSKHFAVGTEKGIVSVIKVDDATILYQKQLECRVSGGIASLQFELYSHNGYDKDLLIVGMEDSSICILEEETGKLLNANPVQTNRPTRALLLQTLELSSNEAPVSDNHGTALKESSLLLCTEDAIRLFSLSHAIQGMKKITNKKKLNGSCCFASLIHSASSEIGIVLVFSNGKVETRSLPDLSLLKEASLRGFVHSKNLNSSSSITCSSDGEIILIKGEATYFFSTLCQDDIYRHVDNINMVYRKDRPLREESSYVVKSPKEKKKGLFGMIMKDTKGSKANESDENGNGQFTATTSEELASIFSSANFTPPSARRSSSLKDNENIELDIDDIDIEDNTQKQKGPHFPGLSKQKFSKGLQALRGKLKPRTEEKVNTENKKPEDEPSIRQVDQIKMKYGYATSDDSTSVPKMIGNKLQENIKKLEGINLRSADMAHGAQSFSSMAKELLRTTKNEKSST